The proteins below come from a single Aegilops tauschii subsp. strangulata cultivar AL8/78 chromosome 6, Aet v6.0, whole genome shotgun sequence genomic window:
- the LOC109743627 gene encoding uncharacterized protein: MTSFAGVSVLADSGLCPATESPVETSTGQDKFIRKDALERSPYLRGNYFIIRCDIMVFNNTKDDAGGRKALLPDICHDFNVLFQTEGGVDVKFEVGGDIIDAHRCVLAARSKVFMAQLFGPMKETSSVIQIKDMEAKVFGALLSFIYTDSFPEMLYDNDMETDKMPGVVKQEQKEESSEDKIFIDVVEWQNQVCIHGKKTYSFPSEASSWGPYKFIKIDALERSMNLEQDDCFTIRCDTMVCNTEDDASDTRVLLPDIHHNLINLLHSKSFMAQLFGPMKEGTSTPGVIHIKDMEAKAFKALLDFIYTDSFPDMEGDEMSEAMEEEQEEKSTDDEIWLQWLHDLLVAADRYDIQWLKCICEKQMSKKIGVRSVMSTLALAEQHHCQGLKEACFKFIQVESSSCLQKIMMHKDLPPAAQTLSVFGDKRATSAHRELAMSSFASLSVLSDGKLCPATASPVDTGRDCGNHLLVVHDCSRTKKVTPTGDSISSRIFMVGGHGWYIEYFPNGENSGCADFISLSLSCFRADNKKPVEAMFVFSFVDQVEKQNPVYLRQEEVCIFAGSSGAATGLSQEMPLNNRWISSMIVSPSGATLWSATTPRMMSLAPRWCSRLTSDWS; this comes from the exons ATGACGTCGTTCGCCGGCGTATCCGTCCTGGCCGACAGCGGGCTGTGCCCAGCCACCGAGTCGCCCGTCGAAACCAGCACG GGCCAGGACAAGTTTATCAGAAAAGACGCCCTCGAACGATCGCCGTATCTAAGGGGTAATTATTTCATCATTCGGTGCGACATCATGGTCTTCAACAACACCAAGGACGATGCCGGTGGCCGAAAGGCGCTCCTACCTGACATTTGCCATGATTTTAACGTTCTCTTCCAAACTGAAGGGGGTGTTGATGTGAAGTTCGAGGTCGGTGGTGACATAATCGACGCACACCGATGTGTGCTTGCAGCCCGATCTAAGGTCTTCATGGCACAACTCTTTGGCCCCATGAAAGAGACGTCTAGCGTCATACAGATCAAAGACATGGAAGCAAAAGTGTTCGGGGCCTTGCTTAGCTTCATCTACACGGACTCATTCCCTGAGATGTTGTATGACAACGACATGGAGACGGACAAAATGCCAGGAGTTGTGAAACAAGAACAAAAAGAGGAATCATCTGAGGACAAAAT TTTCATCGACGTGGTTGAGTGGCAGAATCAAGTGTGCATTCATGGGAAGAAAACATACAGCTTCCCCTCCGAGGCCTCTTCTTGGGGCCCCTACAAGTTTATTAAAATAGATGCCCTTGAACGATCAATGAATCTAGAGCAGGATGACTGTTTCACCATCCGGTGTGACACCATGGTCTGCAACACCGAGGATGATGCTAGTGACACCAGGGTGCTCCTGCCTGATATACACCACAACCTTATCAATCTTCTTCACAGTAAG TCTTTCATGGCGCAACTCTTTGGCCCCATGAAGGAGGGCACTTCCACACCCGGTGTCATACATATCAAAGACATGGAAGCAAAAGCGTTTAAGGCCTTGCTTGACTTTATCTACACAGACTCATTCCCTGACATGGAGGGGGATGAAATGTCAGAAGCTATGGAAGAAGAACAGGAAGAGAAGTCAACAGATGATGAAATATGGCTGCAATGGCTCCATGACTTGTTGGTAGCGGCAGACAGATATGACATCCAGTGGCTCAAGTGCATATGTGAGAAACAGATGTCTAAGAAAATAGGTGTGAGGTCGGTGATGTCCACTCTTGCTCTAGCCGAGCAGCACCACTGCCAAGGTTTGAAGGAGGCATGCTTCAAGTTTATCCAAGTCGAGTCCTCCTCATGTTTGCAAAAAATAATG ATGCATAAGGATCTCCCTCCGGCGGCGCAAACCCTCTCTGTTTTCGGCGACAAGCGAGCAACGTCGGCGCATAGAGAGTTGGCCATGTCGTCGTTTGCCAGCTTATCCGTCCTGTCCGACGGCAAGCTATGCCCAGCCACCGCATCGCCCGTCGACACCGGCAGGGACTGCGGGAACCACCTGCTCGTGGTCCACGACTGCTCGCGCACCAAAAAGGTGACACCCACCGGCGACAGCATCAGCTCTCGTATCTTCATGGTAGGAGGCCATGGCTGGTACATCGAGTACTTCCCTAACGGCGAAAACTCTGGCTGCGCCGACTTCATTTCCCTCTCTCTTTCCTGTTTTCGTGCCGACAACAAGAAGCCCGTGGAAGCCATGTTCGTTTTCAGCTTCGTCGACCAGGTTGAGAAGCAGAATCCAGTCTACCTTCGTCAAGAGGAAGTGTGCATCTTCGCTGGCTCCTCTGGGGCAGCAACAGGTTTATCACAAGAGATGCCCTTGAACAATCGGTGGATCTCAAGCATGATTGTTTCACCATCCGGTGCGACATTATGGTCTGCAACAACACCGAGGATGATGTCGCTGGCACCGAGGTGGTGCTCCCGCCTAACATCAGactggtcatag